A window from Aliamphritea hakodatensis encodes these proteins:
- the trmB gene encoding tRNA (guanosine(46)-N7)-methyltransferase TrmB, whose translation MRTVRSFVVRGGRMTEGQERAYSEVWPTMGLDVEQGMLDLTEVFGREAPVVLEIGFGMGDSLVAMAEAMPEKNYIGVEVHRPGVGRLLNNASEGGLTNMRVFCTDALDVLAKSIPDGSLETVQLFFPDPWHKKKHNKRRIVQPAFAETIRKKLRVGGQFHMATDWEPYAEHMMEVMSAAPGYENAEGQGQYAPQPEWRPVTKFQRRGERLGHGVWDLMFTRID comes from the coding sequence ATGCGTACGGTTCGCAGCTTTGTTGTTCGTGGCGGACGCATGACTGAAGGCCAGGAGCGGGCTTACAGCGAAGTATGGCCAACCATGGGGCTGGACGTTGAGCAGGGAATGCTGGACCTGACCGAAGTGTTTGGCCGTGAGGCACCGGTGGTGCTGGAAATCGGCTTTGGCATGGGCGATTCGCTGGTGGCGATGGCGGAGGCGATGCCGGAGAAAAACTACATCGGTGTTGAAGTGCACCGCCCGGGTGTCGGCCGTTTGCTGAATAATGCCAGCGAAGGCGGGCTGACCAATATGCGGGTATTCTGTACCGATGCGCTGGATGTGCTTGCTAAATCCATTCCGGATGGCAGCCTGGAAACCGTACAGCTGTTCTTCCCGGATCCGTGGCATAAGAAAAAGCACAACAAGCGCCGTATTGTGCAGCCTGCATTTGCTGAAACCATCCGTAAGAAGTTACGGGTCGGAGGTCAGTTCCATATGGCAACCGACTGGGAGCCTTATGCTGAACATATGATGGAAGTCATGAGTGCCGCGCCAGGGTATGAAAATGCCGAAGGTCAGGGACAGTATGCTCCGCAACCGGAATGGCGTCCGGTAACCAAGTTCCAGCGCCGTGGTGAACGGCTGGGCCACGGTGTGTGGGACCTGATGTTTACCCGCATCGACTGA
- the ftsX gene encoding permease-like cell division protein FtsX: MANQSRTPRTGVPKGASRVQPTQKRDGKVARGAEQHRLKVKDKSRSYLRHHGDVARESFDSLLRSPLTTLMTLAVLAIALALPATLYTGLKNLQALSYGWQGDPRIALYLQETVDEVRAEQLSRELLLLENVAATELISAEQGMLEFKQNSGFGEVFDFLEINPLPAVIMVLPKDLSTAIVPVLQAQLQALDEVEEASVDMLWVQRLEAFVVLAQRGVWVLSGLFALAVLLVVGNTIRLTIENRREEIVIAKLVGATDAYVRRPFLYDGFWFGIAGGILAWLLVQISLLLLDAPVSRLITLYSSNFELSGLGFVETFWLLLTSILLGSLGAWLAVGRHLRAIQPT, from the coding sequence ATGGCTAATCAGTCCCGTACACCCCGTACCGGAGTACCTAAGGGTGCTTCCCGGGTGCAGCCCACCCAGAAACGTGATGGTAAGGTCGCCCGTGGTGCGGAACAGCACCGCCTTAAAGTAAAAGATAAAAGCCGCAGTTACCTGCGTCACCATGGTGATGTGGCCCGGGAATCTTTTGATTCGCTGCTGCGTTCACCGCTGACCACCCTCATGACCCTGGCGGTGCTGGCCATTGCGCTGGCGTTACCGGCGACTTTGTATACCGGATTAAAAAATCTGCAGGCGCTGAGTTATGGCTGGCAGGGGGATCCGCGCATTGCCCTGTATCTGCAGGAAACTGTAGATGAGGTCAGGGCTGAGCAGCTCAGCCGCGAGTTGTTACTTCTGGAGAATGTTGCCGCCACCGAACTGATCAGCGCCGAACAGGGGATGCTGGAGTTTAAACAGAACTCAGGCTTTGGTGAGGTGTTTGATTTTCTTGAGATTAACCCGTTACCGGCAGTGATTATGGTGCTGCCGAAAGATTTATCCACTGCGATTGTGCCGGTACTTCAGGCGCAGTTACAGGCGCTGGATGAGGTGGAAGAAGCCAGTGTGGATATGCTCTGGGTGCAGCGTCTTGAGGCTTTCGTGGTGCTGGCGCAACGGGGCGTCTGGGTATTATCCGGTCTGTTTGCCCTGGCGGTATTGCTGGTGGTGGGTAACACCATCCGCCTGACCATTGAAAACCGGCGGGAAGAAATTGTCATTGCCAAGCTTGTCGGGGCGACTGATGCTTACGTACGGCGTCCTTTTTTGTATGACGGATTCTGGTTTGGCATTGCCGGGGGAATTCTTGCCTGGTTGTTAGTGCAGATCAGTTTGCTGTTACTGGATGCACCGGTATCCCGTCTGATCACCCTCTATAGCAGTAACTTTGAACTGTCCGGGCTGGGGTTTGTTGAAACATTCTGGTTACTTTTAACCAGTATACTGCTCGGATCGCTGGGTGCCTGGCTGGCTGTCGGACGACATTTACGGGCCATTCAGCCAACCTGA
- a CDS encoding thiazole synthase produces the protein MAEQQNDSLVIAGTTYNSRLLVGTGKYKDMEETRLAIEASGAEIVTLAVRRTNIGQNPDEPNLLDVISPEKYTILPNTAGCYDAPDAVRTCKLARELLDGHDLVKLEVLGDQKTLYPNIVETLKAAEELVKDNFKVMVYTNDDPIVAKQLEEMGCVAVMPLGSLIGSGLGILNPHNIRIIMENANVPILVDAGVGTPSDAAFAMEMGCEGVLMNTAIAAAQNPILMASAMKKAIEAGREGYLAGRMPKKAYASASSPMEGLIVG, from the coding sequence ATGGCTGAGCAACAGAATGATTCGCTGGTAATTGCCGGTACAACGTATAACTCCCGTCTGCTGGTAGGCACGGGTAAATACAAGGATATGGAAGAAACCCGTCTGGCAATTGAAGCCAGCGGTGCTGAGATTGTGACGCTGGCGGTACGCCGTACCAATATCGGTCAGAATCCTGATGAACCGAATCTGCTGGATGTGATTTCTCCGGAGAAGTACACCATTCTGCCAAACACCGCCGGCTGCTATGATGCACCGGATGCTGTGCGTACCTGTAAGCTGGCCCGTGAGCTGCTGGACGGTCATGATCTGGTGAAGCTGGAAGTACTGGGTGACCAGAAAACCCTGTATCCGAACATTGTTGAAACGCTGAAAGCTGCTGAAGAGCTGGTCAAAGATAACTTCAAAGTGATGGTATACACCAACGATGATCCGATCGTTGCCAAGCAGCTGGAAGAGATGGGCTGCGTAGCCGTCATGCCGCTGGGTTCGCTGATCGGTTCCGGTCTGGGCATTCTGAATCCGCATAATATTCGCATCATTATGGAAAACGCCAATGTGCCGATTCTGGTTGATGCCGGTGTGGGTACACCGTCGGATGCGGCATTCGCAATGGAAATGGGTTGTGAAGGCGTACTGATGAATACTGCAATTGCCGCTGCTCAGAATCCGATTCTGATGGCCAGCGCAATGAAAAAAGCCATCGAAGCCGGCCGGGAAGGTTATCTGGCAGGCCGGATGCCGAAGAAAGCGTACGCAAGTGCTTCTTCACCGATGGAAGGCTTGATCGTCGGCTGA
- the ftsY gene encoding signal recognition particle-docking protein FtsY, translated as MFKKLKSLFSSDTASEEKLQQPEAEARESAPAEISEPVREAQASPAESADQIADVPEPALEPAEQGTDVAEPAQDAPAEAAEQVTVVTETAQDAPAEAAEQVTVVTEPAQDAPAEAAEQVADVAEPAQDAQVEAAEQVADVAEPVQESPAEAAEQPVTSEPVVAETVVEPEPEPEPEPEPEPEPEPEPAPEPKAEKKGLFARIKSGLTRTKANLTEGLGNIFLGAKEIDDDLLEEIETQLLMADVGVEATTEIIKRLTDRVSRKQLADADALYVALKEELASLLADAEQPLIVDNSNGPYVILMVGVNGVGKTTTIGKLAKRFQAEGKSVMLAAGDTFRAAAVEQLQVWGDRNNVPVVAQHTGADSASVLYDALQSAQAKNVDVVIADTAGRLQNKDHLMQELEKVVRVMKKLDVSAPHEVMLVLDAGTGQNAMNQASQFKDAVGVTGITLTKLDGTAKGGIIFAIAKQLELPIRFIGVGEQVDDLRPFRADEFVKALFD; from the coding sequence ATGTTTAAAAAGTTAAAGTCATTATTTTCATCAGATACTGCCAGTGAAGAAAAGCTGCAGCAGCCGGAAGCCGAGGCCCGTGAGTCCGCACCGGCTGAAATATCAGAGCCTGTGCGTGAAGCGCAGGCGTCTCCGGCGGAATCTGCAGACCAGATTGCTGACGTTCCTGAACCGGCACTGGAGCCCGCAGAACAGGGTACTGATGTTGCTGAGCCGGCACAGGATGCTCCGGCGGAAGCGGCAGAACAGGTTACTGTTGTTACAGAGACAGCGCAGGATGCTCCGGCGGAAGCGGCAGAACAGGTTACTGTTGTTACAGAGCCAGCGCAGGATGCTCCGGCGGAAGCGGCAGAGCAGGTTGCTGACGTTGCTGAGCCAGCGCAGGATGCTCAGGTGGAAGCGGCAGAGCAGGTTGCTGACGTTGCAGAACCGGTGCAGGAATCTCCGGCGGAAGCGGCAGAGCAGCCAGTCACGTCTGAGCCTGTGGTTGCCGAAACTGTTGTTGAGCCAGAGCCAGAGCCAGAGCCAGAGCCAGAGCCAGAGCCAGAGCCAGAGCCAGAGCCAGCACCGGAACCTAAGGCTGAGAAAAAAGGTCTGTTTGCCCGTATTAAAAGTGGCCTGACCCGTACCAAGGCGAATCTGACCGAAGGTCTTGGAAATATTTTCCTGGGCGCGAAAGAAATTGATGATGATCTGCTGGAAGAAATCGAAACCCAGTTGCTGATGGCCGATGTTGGCGTAGAAGCGACAACCGAGATTATCAAACGTCTGACCGACCGGGTGAGCCGTAAACAGCTGGCTGATGCTGATGCGCTGTATGTTGCCCTGAAAGAAGAACTTGCTTCTCTGCTGGCAGATGCAGAGCAACCTCTGATTGTGGATAACAGCAACGGGCCTTACGTGATCCTGATGGTAGGTGTAAACGGTGTGGGTAAAACCACCACCATCGGTAAACTTGCCAAACGTTTTCAGGCCGAAGGCAAGTCGGTCATGCTGGCGGCCGGTGATACCTTCCGTGCAGCGGCGGTAGAGCAACTGCAGGTGTGGGGCGATCGTAACAATGTACCTGTCGTGGCACAGCATACCGGTGCTGACTCCGCCTCTGTTCTTTATGATGCGTTGCAGTCAGCGCAGGCAAAGAATGTTGATGTGGTGATCGCTGATACTGCCGGTCGCTTGCAGAACAAAGATCACCTGATGCAGGAACTGGAAAAAGTTGTCCGCGTCATGAAAAAGCTGGACGTTTCTGCCCCTCATGAAGTGATGCTGGTGCTGGATGCCGGCACCGGCCAGAACGCGATGAATCAGGCCAGCCAGTTTAAAGATGCGGTCGGTGTCACCGGCATAACCCTGACCAAGCTGGACGGTACCGCGAAAGGCGGTATTATCTTTGCCATTGCCAAACAGCTTGAGCTGCCTATCCGTTTTATTGGTGTAGGCGAGCAGGTGGACGATTTACGTCCGTTTCGGGCCGATGAGTTTGTTAAGGCGCTGTTTGATTAA
- a CDS encoding DUF423 domain-containing protein produces MSARLSLMIAAVSGMLAVALGAFAAHALRSQLSERYYDIWQTAVQYQMFHTLALLAVGIMLERHSRLSLRLAAWLFTGGMLLFCGSLYMLAFTGITTLGMITPLGGGLFLAGWLMLALAVFRAPEKLNDC; encoded by the coding sequence ATGAGTGCCCGTTTGAGTCTGATGATTGCTGCTGTCAGTGGCATGCTGGCGGTTGCGCTGGGGGCATTTGCTGCCCATGCACTGCGCAGTCAGCTGAGCGAACGTTACTATGATATCTGGCAGACTGCGGTGCAGTATCAGATGTTTCATACACTGGCGTTGTTGGCGGTCGGGATAATGCTGGAGCGGCACAGTCGTCTGAGCCTGCGTCTGGCAGCCTGGTTGTTTACGGGTGGTATGTTATTGTTTTGCGGCAGTTTATATATGCTGGCATTCACCGGAATAACAACCCTGGGCATGATTACTCCGTTAGGCGGCGGTCTGTTTCTGGCAGGCTGGCTGATGTTGGCGCTGGCTGTGTTCCGCGCCCCTGAAAAACTTAATGACTGTTAG
- the thiS gene encoding sulfur carrier protein ThiS, giving the protein MQIQVNGDIIDVEDNMTLGALLTQMDLGERRVAIELNLEIIPRSQHAETTLAANDRVEIVHAIGGG; this is encoded by the coding sequence ATGCAAATCCAAGTAAATGGCGACATCATTGACGTTGAAGACAACATGACCCTGGGCGCGCTGTTAACGCAGATGGACCTGGGAGAGCGTCGTGTGGCAATCGAACTGAATCTGGAAATTATTCCCCGCAGCCAGCATGCAGAAACCACGCTGGCAGCGAACGATCGGGTTGAAATTGTGCATGCGATCGGTGGTGGCTGA
- the rpoH gene encoding RNA polymerase sigma factor RpoH, translated as MGKSLQVVEALSPGQNLEAYVRSVSAIPVLSVEEERELAERLYYNNDLEAARRLVMSHMRFVVHVAKSYSGYGLAQADLIQEGNVGLMKAVKRFDPNVGVRLVSFAVHWIKAEMHEYILRNWRIVKVATTKAQRKMFFNLRSKKKSLGWLTNDEVKAVAEDLGVDQAVVREMEGRMSSSDMAYDAPVGDDDERAYQSPAYFLEDHSNDPARQVEDENWENDSNTRLATAMSQLDERSQDILAQRWLTEEKSTLHELAAQYQVSAERIRQLEKNAMKKIKVAMLEA; from the coding sequence ATGGGCAAAAGCCTGCAAGTCGTTGAAGCATTATCCCCGGGTCAGAATCTCGAGGCATATGTACGCTCGGTTAGCGCTATCCCTGTATTGTCAGTGGAAGAAGAACGCGAACTGGCGGAACGTCTGTATTACAACAATGATCTTGAGGCGGCGCGCCGTCTCGTAATGTCACACATGCGCTTTGTTGTGCATGTGGCCAAGAGCTATTCCGGTTATGGCCTGGCTCAGGCAGATCTTATTCAGGAAGGTAACGTGGGCCTGATGAAGGCTGTTAAGCGTTTCGATCCTAATGTCGGTGTCCGGCTGGTGTCTTTTGCTGTGCACTGGATTAAAGCTGAAATGCATGAGTACATTCTGCGTAACTGGCGGATCGTAAAAGTTGCGACCACTAAAGCCCAGCGCAAAATGTTCTTTAACCTGCGCAGCAAGAAAAAGAGCCTCGGCTGGTTGACCAACGATGAAGTCAAAGCCGTTGCTGAAGATCTGGGGGTCGATCAGGCCGTCGTCCGTGAGATGGAAGGCCGGATGAGCAGTTCAGACATGGCTTATGATGCGCCGGTTGGGGATGATGATGAGCGTGCTTATCAGTCTCCGGCATATTTCCTGGAAGATCACTCCAATGATCCGGCCCGTCAGGTTGAAGATGAAAACTGGGAAAATGATTCCAACACCCGTCTGGCGACAGCGATGTCACAGCTGGATGAACGCAGTCAGGATATTCTGGCACAGCGCTGGTTAACGGAAGAAAAATCCACCTTGCATGAACTGGCGGCCCAGTATCAGGTATCCGCTGAACGGATCCGGCAGTTGGAAAAGAATGCCATGAAAAAGATTAAGGTGGCGATGCTGGAGGCCTGA
- the ftsE gene encoding cell division ATP-binding protein FtsE, producing the protein MISFDNVSKRYPNGYDALSQVDFSLKQGEMAFLTGHSGAGKSTLMKLIMLMERPTNGRVLVGDQDLATLGHRQIPYHRRRVGVVFQNHQLLFDRSVFDNIALPLRICGYDPDDAARRVRAALDKVGLLSKEKMNPVVLSGGEQQRIGIARAIVHKPQLLLADEPTGNLDPKLSVEIMRLFQQFNQVGTTVLIASHDLGLIGRLPHRVLTLQRGRLVNDG; encoded by the coding sequence ATGATCAGTTTCGATAATGTCAGTAAGCGTTACCCGAATGGCTATGATGCTCTGAGTCAGGTGGACTTCAGCCTGAAGCAGGGCGAAATGGCGTTCCTGACCGGTCACTCCGGGGCAGGAAAAAGTACCCTGATGAAACTGATTATGCTGATGGAACGGCCGACCAATGGCCGGGTATTAGTGGGCGATCAGGATCTGGCTACTTTAGGCCACCGGCAGATTCCTTATCACCGTCGCCGAGTCGGGGTGGTGTTCCAGAACCATCAGCTGCTGTTTGACCGCTCAGTCTTCGATAACATTGCCCTGCCGCTGCGCATCTGCGGATACGATCCGGATGATGCTGCCCGCCGGGTACGCGCCGCACTGGATAAAGTGGGGCTGCTCAGCAAAGAAAAAATGAATCCGGTGGTGTTATCCGGCGGTGAGCAACAGCGTATCGGCATTGCCCGGGCGATTGTGCATAAACCCCAGTTGCTGCTGGCGGATGAGCCGACCGGTAACCTTGACCCGAAACTGTCGGTCGAAATCATGCGGCTGTTTCAGCAATTTAATCAGGTAGGAACGACGGTACTGATTGCCAGCCACGATCTGGGGCTGATCGGCCGTTTACCGCACCGGGTACTTACGCTTCAGCGGGGGAGGTTAGTAAACGATGGCTAA